The Reichenbachiella carrageenanivorans region AGCAAGGGCGAAATTTTGTAATATCTCTGCACATACCTCTTGCAATACAATAACATTAACATTAATATTGCAATATTATTGCATAAATGAAAATTCAAATGAGAAACACGAAAAATTGGTTGATGATGATGCTGGCACTGCCAGTTCTGTATGCTTGCGACGAGAGCGATACAGTGGATACTATTGCGCCAGAGATTACCCTGGAAGACCCGATAAGCGGTGAGGCATTTGCTGCTGGAAGTACCATGCATGTGCACGGTGACTTGAGCGATGATCAAGGTTTGGCTACGTACAGCATTTCTATTCATAGCAACTTCGATGGTCACTCACATGGTAGAGTGCTTGCTCAGTTTGCATTTAGCGAAAGCTATGAGGCTGAAGGTACTGCTGCGCATATCGAGCAGGAGATTGAGATTGATGCTACAGCTACTGCTGGCCCCTATCATTTTATAGTAGAGGCGATAGATGCCGCAGGCAATGCTACTTCTTTTCAAGATGATTCGAGTATTGAGATAGAAATATGGATTGAAAATGAAGACATGGCCCATATTCATTTTACGGATGAAAATGATGTGGAAATTGATGAGATCGAGGGCGTATTAGGAGAAAACTTGCCAATTTATGGTGAAGTAGAAGACGAATCAGGTACGTTGGATCATGTGTACATTATGGTAGGTCACCTTGAGGAAGGTGAGGATGAGGATCACGACCATAGTCATGGCCGTGTGCTAGAGGATCATATTTTTGAAGAAGAGTATGAAGTAGAAGGTGAATCTTCCGTATTGCTGCAAGACTTGCTGGCTAGCGAATCCATTGTTGTTAATCAGGAGGATATGGATGAACTAGAAGATGGAGAGCATCTTTATTTGATCGTACAGGCAACCGACGAAGATGGTAATGTAAGCCGCAGTACAATAGAAATTCATTTTGATTGATTTGAATTGAAATATCGACTAACAAAAAAAGGGCACGAAGCCCTTTTTTTGTTAGTCGATATAAATGTCCCATTCTAATTACCTATTTTCGATCGTATGGATCGAAGAAATTTTGTCAAGAAATCAGCCGCTGCTTCTGCGGCTACTTTGCTCACGGTAAGTGTGGCAAAGGCACAGGCTAAAGACCAGCAAGCACTCATCAAGCCCAAAGCCTTGCAAAAGGGTGATACCATTGGGTTGATTACTCCTGCCAGTGCCGTGACACGTCAGGCCTTCGAAAAGGCAGTAGCCAATCTGGAAGCCATGGGGTTTGTGGTGCGCTATACGGACAACATGGCCGTGCGTAAAGGTTTTTTGGCTGGCACAGACCAGCAGCGGCTCGATGACCTGCACCGCATGTTCGAAGACCCAGCGATCGATGGAATCGTATGTGCGCGAGGTGGCTATGGTTCTGGTCGACTGCTGCCTGATATCAATTATGACCTGATCAAGGCCAATCCAAAGGTGCTCATCGGCTATAGCGATATTACGGCGTTGTTATATGGGATTCACAAAAAAACGGGTTTGGTTTGTTTTCATGGGCCAGTAGGAGCTTCGGAGTATTCGGACTTCACGACCAAGGGATTTGACCAGGTCTTGATGAGGAGTAAAAACAATGTGAAATATGAAGTGCCAAAAGACTGGGAGCAGCTTGCAGATCCAGCCTATCAGACCTTGCCACTTGTGTCTGGTCGAGCCGAAGGGGCTTTGGTAGGAGGCAATTTGAGCTTGATGTGTTCGCTCATGGGTACACCTTATGATATTGGTTTTGCAGGCAAGATTGTGTTTATAGAAGAGGTAGGAGAGTCGCCCTATCGAGTAGATCGCATGCTCACACAGCTGCTCAACTCAGGTAAGTTGGCTCAGGCCAAAGGCATAGCGATGGGTGTATTCAAGGGCTGCGAGACCAAACCAGATGATCCAGATTTTGCTTTGTCGACCAGCCTAGAAAACGTGCTTGCGGACCGATTTAGTGACCTGAAAATCCCAGTGCTCTACGGGCTGCCCATCGGACACATCGACGACAATGCTACATTGCCTTTTGGTGCTCGAGCAGAGCTGGATGTGGAGAAGGCTAGTTTGCAGCTGATGGAGGCTGGGGTGGTGTGATCGCCAAATTTATGATTTGGCGGAGCATCCAGAATGCAAAAAAATCTCTCATCTAGCACTGTCCGAGCATGATCTTACCACAGCATGTTAGCTATCGGATAAATCTAAGTTATTGCATTTCTAATATCTTCTCTTGTCGAGCCATTATAAAGGGTGTTTATTTTTGGCGAGATGGAGTTTAGCTTCTTCAAGCTTAATCTACTCTTGAATATAGTTCTCCACTTCGCATATCGTAAGTTCTTTTTGTTTTTAAGGAATAGTCTAAGTCTAACAAAAAGCATTTCAGTTTTATAACGTGCATCTGGTGGTTTTTTGGAGGGGTGATCTGCATCAAAAAAACGAACACCACATACATCAGAAAAGTCACACTACTGGCGTCAGCAGTTGGGAGTTGACAGGGTTAGGTGGTTGCTGGCTGTGGCTTATGGTCAAATGTTAATTTTTTTCACAAATACTTATTCCTTTTAGCAACCTTTTTTTCTTTATTGAGTAAAACCGAATGAACATTCAATCTATATTTGTAGAATGAGAGATAGAAAGCAAGCAATTTTTCAAAGCGCCCTCGAGCTGATCAACGATTATGGCTTTCATGGCATGTCTATGGGGCAGTTGGCCAAGCATGCCGATGTGGCTGCAGGTACGATATATCATTATTTCAAAAGCAAAGAGGAGATGATATGTGTGCTGTACGCTACCCATATAGAGCAGGTACAGGTTCGTTTGGAGCAAGCCAATGATCCTACACTGGCCTATAAAGATCGGTTTTATGCGATTTGGTGGGCGATGTACGATTATCATATCGAGCACTCCTATGTACTGAGATTTTATGAGCAGTTTGTCAACTCTCCGTATTTCAAGGATGTGAAAAGTAATCCTGTTTTGGAGTTGTTCGAAGACTTTTTGGAGGAGGGAATGGCAGCAGGGCTGATCACTAAAAGTCGTTCGGATATCCTTTCTAGTCTCATGATAGGCAATACGATTTCTGCTTTGAAAATGAAGTTTTATAAAAATCTCAACCTGAGCAAACTGGAGATCAACAGTATCATCGATTTGCTTTGGAAAGGACTATCAGCCTGATCGCTCAATAGTACTCATAAGAATAGATAAACAACAAGAAAGAAACATAGGTGAATATGAAAAAGAAATTGAGCATATGGCTCATGATGTGTGTATTAGGAGGTGCGACAGCCAGAGCCCAAGATAGTTTTACACTGGATCAGTGTATTGATTATGCCATGCAGCATAAGGCCGACATGGAACGAGCCTTGCTCGACGAGCGAATTGGGCAACACGAGATCAATGCAAGTTTGTCTGAGTGGCTGCCGCAGGTTACGGCCGATTTTACCTTGGCCAATAACCTGAAACTGCCCAGTACGGCCTTTGGGGATCAGGTCATTCAGATTGGTAGAAACTACAATTCGAACCTCATGCTTAGAGCAGAGCAGACACTCTATAGCAACGAAGTACTATTGGCCAGTAGGGCATCGAGTCATCGAAAGCAGCAGCTACAGCAGGACATCACCTATCAGAAGATTAATACCGTAGTAGACGTGAGTAAGGCCTATTACGATATCCTACTTACCCGTGAGCAGTTGAGTATCCTCAATAGCAACATCGTGCGACAGCAAAAGCAATACAACGATTCATACAACCAGTATGAAAATGGTGTGGTAGACAAGACGGATTATCAGCGAGCCAGCATTACATTGGCCAATTCTAAAAGTGCCAAAAAGCGTACAGAAGAGGGGATGAAGGCTAAAACAGCCTATCTCAAGCAGTTGATGGGTTATCCTGTGGACAAAAACCTAAACTTAGCGTTTGCGACCAAAGAGGTACTGAGAGAGGAAGTGGCACTAGATACCACACAGCTCCTTGTGGTGGACAATCGAGTAGAGTTTCGTCAGCTACAGACAGACTTGGAATTGCTCAAACTGAGTACGAGTTACCAAAAAATGGGACTGATTCCTAAAATATCGGCTTACGCCAATTACAACCCACAGTATTTTGATAATAGTTTTGGAGATCTATATAGCAATGCCTTTCCGACGTCTAGTATAGGTATTACGGCAAGTATTCCCATTTTTCAAGGTAATAAACGAAACCAAGAAATCAAGATGGCCAGCTTACGAGAATCGAGGCTGGAAGTGACTATGGCGGATGCCACCAGAGCCATCAATACAGAATATGTGACCTCACTGGCCAGATACAAAAGTGACTATACCGACATGGTGACACTCAAGAGCAATGCGGATTTGGCGCAAGACGTGTACAACACCATCAAGTTACAATACGATGAAGGCATCAAAGCCTATGTAGATGTGATCGTAGCCGAAACCGAATTACAGGCCTCACAGCTTAATTACCTAAATGCAGTTTACCAATTGCTATCTAGTAAACTAGATTTTCAGAAAGCCATTGGAGCAGTAGATATCAACTAAGAAATAATGAGTAAAGTATATAAGCAAATGAAAAGCATCAATAAGATAACCAATGGACTCCTTTTAGGCCTACTGGCCGTAGTGGCGATGGCTTGTAGCAGTGGCAACACTTCGCCCAGAGTACCTGGGCCAGCTGTAGTCTCTATGATAGACGTGACTCGTAGTGAAGTGACGGGTGTAGATACCTACCCTGCTACTGTAGTGCCTGTCAATGAAGTTGAGCTGAGGTCTCAACTCTCGGGCTATATCACCAAGATTTTTGTGAAAGACGGTGCAACTGTGACCAAGGGACAAAAACTCTATGAAGTGGATCGTACGAAATATGTAGCGAGCTACCAGCAAGAAAAATCAAACTTGGCAACTGCAGAAGCCAACTTAGCACGTGTAGAGCAGGATCTGAAAAGGTATGAAGCACTCTATGCCAAAGATGCAATAGCTAGTCAGAAAGTAGACTATGCAAAAGCAGACTATAAGTCGGCCGTGGCAGAAGTAGCCGCCGCCAAAGCCAGATTGTCTTCCTCTGCCAATGACCTACAGTACTCGGTGGTGAAAGCGCCATTTGCGGGCTCCATAGGCTTGCACCAAGTGAGAGAAGGCACGCAGGTATCGCCAGGACAGCCGCTGCTCAATACCATTTCATCGGACGACCCGATGGCTGTAGATTTTGTAATCAATGAAAAAGAAATTCCAAGGTTTATCAGATTGAAGAAAGAAGGGCAGATCGATTCTTTGTTTAGGCTGGCCTATACCAACGGAATGCAGTATCCCTATCAAGGACGCGTGTTGGCGATGGATCGGGCAGTAGGCCGTCAGACGGGTACTATTACGATTCGACTGAGCTTTCCTAACCCTGACCGAGAACTGATCCCAGGGATGACCATGTCGGTGAAAGTGCTAAATCAAGACCACGGAGACCAGATTACGATCCCGTTCAAAGCCGTAGTGGAGCAGATGGGAGAGTACTTTGTTTATGTGGAGCAAGAGGGCAAAGCGAATCAGTTGCGTATTCACTTGGGCACTGTAGTAGGCGATCAGGTGGTCGTACGCGATGGTCTAAAGGGAGGAGAACGCCTCGTAGTAGATGGGCTCCAAAAGCTAAGACAAGGAGCACCCATTCAGGCAGCTACTGCTAAGTAATCAATTTGATAAGATCACAAAATAACGAAGATGATATCTGATGTATTTATAAAACGCCCAGTCACGGCGATAGTCATATCCATATTGCTATTGCTCGTAGGGACGCTGGCCATTCTTAATCTGCCAGTGACGCAGTATCCAGAAATCACCCCTCCGGTGGTTTCTATATCGGGCAATTTTACAGGCGCAGATGCGCTCACTGTAGAGCAGACCGTAGCTACACCTGTAGAAACGCAAGTAAACGGTACGCCAGGTATGGCCTATGTGTCGTCCAATAGTACCAGCACGGGCCAGATGCAGATGAACGTAACTTTTGAAGTAGGTACGGATATCGATATAGCCACCCTAGATGTACAAAATAGGGTAAGCATAGCCGAGCCAAGTCTCCCTGAAGTGGTGAGAAGGTTGGGACTAGAGGTGCGAAAGAGAAACCCAAGTATCATGATGGTAGTGGGGATCTATTCGCCAGAAGGCACACATGACGTGGCTTATCTCGACAACTACACCAACATCTTTGTGCGGGATGCCTTGCTGCGTGTGCCTGGAGTGGGAGACGTGCGAGCACTCGGGCAGGATTTTAGTATGCGCCTTTGGCTCAAACCAGACAAGATGGCTCAATACGGTATCAACAACCAAGAGGTAAATGCTGCTATTCAAGAGCAAAACCTACAAGTGGCTGCGGGCAAAGTAGGCGCTATGCCGCAGGTAGATGAGCAGGCTTTCGAATATCCTGTCACTGTAAATGGTCGTCTGTCGACTAAAAAAGAGTTTGAGGACATCATCGTCAGAACTAACCCTGAAGATGGGTCTATAGTGTATCTGAAAGACATTGCACGGGTAGAGTTTGGTAGGTTTGATTATGGTCGGGCGTCGTTGGTCAATGGTCACCCTACAGCACTATTGCTGCTCTATCAGGCACCAGGTAGCAATGCCTTGGGTACAGCAGATGGAGTGAATAAAGTACTTGAAGAATTGAAAACGGCATTTCCGAATGACGTGGATTATGTGGTCTCTTTTGAGTCGGTTTCTGTGGTGGAGGTTTCTATCGAGGAGGTGCTACATACGCTAGGAGAGGCCTTGCTGTTGGTGATCATCGTGGTGTTTTTGTTTTTGCAAAGTTGGAGAGCTACACTGGTGCCTATCTTGGCGATTCCAGTGTCTATCATCGGTACATTCATCTTCTTTATCCCACTTGGCTTTACAATCAATACCTTGACTCTATTCGGGTTTGTATTGGCCATTGGTATTGTGGTGGATGATGCCATTGTGGTGGTGGAAGCCGTACAGCATTATATAGATCACGAGAAGCTTTCGCCAAAAGAAGCGACCAAGCGAGCCATGAAAGACATTACTGCGCCAGTGATTGCTATTGCCTTGATTTTGGCGGCGGTGTTTATCCCAGTAGGTTTTATCCCTGGTATTGTGGGGCGATTGTATCAGCAGTTTGCGATCACGATTGCGATCTCTGTTTTGATCTCTGCTTTCGTGGCACTTACGCTTACACCAGCGCTTTGTTCACTTATGCTGAGACCAATGAACCTGTCTGATAAATCTACAGGGATCAATCGTTTTTTCTTTCGGTTCAATGCTTGGTTTGAGCGTGTAACGCAGTCTTATGGGCAAGGAGTGAAAAAATCGATCAAAGCTACACCTATGGTTCTGGTGATATTGGCCTGTATTTATGTAGGCACGGTGGGTATGTTTGCCGCTAAGCCTACGGGCTTTATTCCTTCCGAAGATGAAGGTCGTTTGTTCATTGCCATGGAATTGCCGGAAGGCTCATCTACTGCCAGAACCTTAGAGACGATGGATAAGGTGGGTGATATATTGGCGGAGCACAAAGCCATCAAAAACTACACTGGTATTGCAGGTTTGAATGCGATCAACTTCTCATTCAAATCCAATAGTGCGACCTACTTCTTGCAAATGCACCCATGGGCAGAGCGAAAAGATCCTTCGCTTCAACTGCAAAGTGTAATCAATCAGCTCAACGGGCAGTTTGCAGGTATTCACGAAGCGGTCATTCGGGTGGTTTCGCCTCCAGCTATTCCTGGATTGGGTCAGACAGGCGGGTTTAGTTTTATGCTAGAGCAGCGTGCTGGTGGAGATGTAAAAGAACTCGAAAGCGTACTGGGGCAATTTCTCATGGCGGCCAATCAGCGGCCAGAGATCGCGATGGCGTATAGCTTTTTTACCGCTAGAGCGCCTGGGTATCATGTAGAAGTAGATCGTGAGAAAACCAAGAAGCTGGGAGTACGAGTTTCGGATGTGTTTTCTACCATGTCGTCTTTTATGGGAAGCCAGTATGTGAATGACTTTACACGTTACGGCCGAAACTTCCGTGTGGTGGCTCAGGCCGATACCCTATACAGAATGGACATTAAAAATCTAGAGAAATATTATGTGCAAAATCAGCGAGGAGAGTCTATTCCGCTGAGTGCGCTGGTGACTTACAAAGTGGTGGAAAGTGCGCCTGTAATCTCGCATTACAATCTATTTAGATCTGCGGAGATCAATGGGGGGGCTGCACCAGGCTACAGTAGTGGACAGGCCATGGATGCACTCAAAGAAGTAGCTGCCGAAGTATTGCCAGCAGGGTATAGTTATGACTTTTCAGGGCTGAGTAGGGAAGAACTCTCGGCAGGCAACAGTACGATTGTCATATTTGGACTGTCGATCGTGTTTGTCTTGCTGCTGTTGGCGGCTCTGTACGAAAGCTGGTCGGTACCGTTTTCGATTTTGTTTGCCGTGCCATTGGGTGCGTTTGGAGCGATCTTGGCACTCACGTTTTTGCCACACCTAAGCAACAATGTATATGCACAGATTGGATTGATCACGTTGATCGGCTTGGCAGCGAAAAATGCCATCCTGATTGTGGAATTTGCCAAAGAGCGGGTAGATGCTGGGATGGAGTTGATAGCGGCTACCATCGAGGCCGTCAAACTTAGGTTGCGTCCAATCATCATGACATCGCTGGCCTTTATTCTGGGTGTGGTGCCTTTGGCGATGGCGTCTGGTGCAGGTGCTGTGGCTCGTCAGACCATCGGGTGGACGGTGATCGGAGGGATGCTTGCCGCTACGTTCTTAGCCATATTCGTTGTGCCAGTATTGTATGTGGTCATTACCAAACTGGCCTATGGCAAAAAAGGATTGGCAGCGCTAGAGGCACAAGCTTCGAGTGAGCCTTCGTAGATAAAGATCATATATAGTTTATAGTTTTTGGTTGTTAGATAGGGCTGCTCGAGAGGGCAGCCCTTGTTTTGTTTATGGTTTTGAAAGTGGCAGTTTGCAGATCATTTGTTTGTCAGGTTAATGTTTGTGTGATCCTGTAAAAGAAAGGAATTCCCCCAGAATACTAGAGCTTAAAGTGTAGTGATTCAATTTGCCGTTGAACCTATGTAGTTCTACAGAAACTAAGTTTATCAAAGTCTTTACAAGACAGCCAAGCCGCTTGACAGGCCAAGTAACGGGGTATATGTAACAGGACTCTGGGTAAAAGGATACAGCGATATGAGAAATGTATCATGTATCAGGTAATTATGGATAATTATACTGCGCTCTTGCGTGAAGGATTTAGACAAGTTTGTGTTAGATCAAAAATTGACAACGATATTTTGAGGTGGGTTGAGATTCATTTCAAAATGCTAAATTTAAGAAAGCAAGACTATGAGTAAAATGTATACGGTTCTGTCCATCGTGGTGCTGAGTATTGTTATGCCATTGATGGGCCATGCACAAGAAGTACTTACTCCTGCAGCAGATAGCTATGTGCGGGGAGGAGATTTTTCCAATGATAATTATGGGGCTGAAGAAAAGCTGGATTGTAAATTAGGAGGGTCAGATGAGTGGACGAGAGAGACTTATTTAAAATTCGATTTGTCATCACTTACCGAGCCAGTAGTAGTGAGTGCTATCCTTAGACTCAAAGTAGCTCAAGGTGGTGGCGGTGGAGATATCGACACGCATACGGCCTTTTTTGTGGCGGACGATTCTTGGGTAGAAACTTCGATTACGTGGGACAACAAGCCCACGCCAGGAGCTGAGTTGGGAGGCGAAAGAAGCCCTGCAAAAGACGCTTGGTTAGAAATAGATTTGACTGATCAGGTAGAAATAGAATACGAAGGGGATCAGGTGATTTCTTTGGCGCTGAGTTCGAGTGGCGAAGAGGTGATCTACTACCATTCTAAAGAAGCTGTTTCTTCTGACGATCGCCCACAGTTGGTATTGGTGATGAGCAACGACCAAGTAGCGCCTGCCGCGCCTGTAGGCTTGTCTGCTACGGTACTTAGCGATAGCGAAATAGATTTGACATGGAATGCCAGCGCAGAAGGAGATTTAGCACATTACAATATCATGCGTTCGTCTGATAATGGTAGTACATACACGCAGATAGCTGAAAAAATCACAGCTACCAGTTATAGCGATATTGATTTATTGCCATCTACTACCTATTTCTATACGGTAACTGCGGTAGACGATTCTCGAAACGAATCTGATGCTAGCTCAGCTGTGTCTAAGACTACTGATGCACCACCTGCACCACCCGCAGCACCTACTGTGCTTGCTGTAGTTAGCAGTACGGGGTATCAGGTAAATCTGACTTGGACAGACAATGCGACAAACGAGCGTGGATTTTCATTAGAAAGAAAAACAACGGGAGACTTTGCTGAAGTAGAAGAATTAGATGAAGACCTTGTTAGTTTTTCTGACAAAGAATTGAACCCATCAACTACTTATATTTACCGAATACGAGCTTTCAATGCAGGAGGTAACTCTGCGTATTCTAATGAAGTTTCGGTGACTACAACGGCACCAGATTCTTATTATGTAGATGCCATTTCGGGTGACGATGGCCATGCAGGTACGAGTGAAGGAACAGCATGGAAGACTTTGCAAAAAGTGAGCAGCCATACTTTCCTACCAGGAGAGAAAGTACTTTTCAAAACAGGATCTGTATGGAATGAGAGATTGACCTTGAATGGCTCAGGTATCGAAGGAAGCCCGATCATAGTAGATATGTACGGTACAGGCAACAAGCCGATTTTCAATGGAGGAGGAGGTAGCCAAGGCTTGCCTACTGTTTTCTTAGAAAATGCCGAATATTGGGAAATCAACAATTTAGAAATCACCAACTCTGATGGCTCAAATACCTATCAAAGTAATTTGTGGGGTATCATGGTAGATGTAACAGAAGCTGGTGAGTTTAACCATATCTATATCCGCAATTGCTACATCCATATGATCAATGGAGAGGTGTCGT contains the following coding sequences:
- a CDS encoding DUF4625 domain-containing protein gives rise to the protein MRNTKNWLMMMLALPVLYACDESDTVDTIAPEITLEDPISGEAFAAGSTMHVHGDLSDDQGLATYSISIHSNFDGHSHGRVLAQFAFSESYEAEGTAAHIEQEIEIDATATAGPYHFIVEAIDAAGNATSFQDDSSIEIEIWIENEDMAHIHFTDENDVEIDEIEGVLGENLPIYGEVEDESGTLDHVYIMVGHLEEGEDEDHDHSHGRVLEDHIFEEEYEVEGESSVLLQDLLASESIVVNQEDMDELEDGEHLYLIVQATDEDGNVSRSTIEIHFD
- a CDS encoding S66 peptidase family protein → MDRRNFVKKSAAASAATLLTVSVAKAQAKDQQALIKPKALQKGDTIGLITPASAVTRQAFEKAVANLEAMGFVVRYTDNMAVRKGFLAGTDQQRLDDLHRMFEDPAIDGIVCARGGYGSGRLLPDINYDLIKANPKVLIGYSDITALLYGIHKKTGLVCFHGPVGASEYSDFTTKGFDQVLMRSKNNVKYEVPKDWEQLADPAYQTLPLVSGRAEGALVGGNLSLMCSLMGTPYDIGFAGKIVFIEEVGESPYRVDRMLTQLLNSGKLAQAKGIAMGVFKGCETKPDDPDFALSTSLENVLADRFSDLKIPVLYGLPIGHIDDNATLPFGARAELDVEKASLQLMEAGVV
- a CDS encoding TetR/AcrR family transcriptional regulator yields the protein MRDRKQAIFQSALELINDYGFHGMSMGQLAKHADVAAGTIYHYFKSKEEMICVLYATHIEQVQVRLEQANDPTLAYKDRFYAIWWAMYDYHIEHSYVLRFYEQFVNSPYFKDVKSNPVLELFEDFLEEGMAAGLITKSRSDILSSLMIGNTISALKMKFYKNLNLSKLEINSIIDLLWKGLSA
- a CDS encoding TolC family protein, with the translated sequence MKKKLSIWLMMCVLGGATARAQDSFTLDQCIDYAMQHKADMERALLDERIGQHEINASLSEWLPQVTADFTLANNLKLPSTAFGDQVIQIGRNYNSNLMLRAEQTLYSNEVLLASRASSHRKQQLQQDITYQKINTVVDVSKAYYDILLTREQLSILNSNIVRQQKQYNDSYNQYENGVVDKTDYQRASITLANSKSAKKRTEEGMKAKTAYLKQLMGYPVDKNLNLAFATKEVLREEVALDTTQLLVVDNRVEFRQLQTDLELLKLSTSYQKMGLIPKISAYANYNPQYFDNSFGDLYSNAFPTSSIGITASIPIFQGNKRNQEIKMASLRESRLEVTMADATRAINTEYVTSLARYKSDYTDMVTLKSNADLAQDVYNTIKLQYDEGIKAYVDVIVAETELQASQLNYLNAVYQLLSSKLDFQKAIGAVDIN
- a CDS encoding efflux RND transporter periplasmic adaptor subunit, producing MSKVYKQMKSINKITNGLLLGLLAVVAMACSSGNTSPRVPGPAVVSMIDVTRSEVTGVDTYPATVVPVNEVELRSQLSGYITKIFVKDGATVTKGQKLYEVDRTKYVASYQQEKSNLATAEANLARVEQDLKRYEALYAKDAIASQKVDYAKADYKSAVAEVAAAKARLSSSANDLQYSVVKAPFAGSIGLHQVREGTQVSPGQPLLNTISSDDPMAVDFVINEKEIPRFIRLKKEGQIDSLFRLAYTNGMQYPYQGRVLAMDRAVGRQTGTITIRLSFPNPDRELIPGMTMSVKVLNQDHGDQITIPFKAVVEQMGEYFVYVEQEGKANQLRIHLGTVVGDQVVVRDGLKGGERLVVDGLQKLRQGAPIQAATAK
- a CDS encoding efflux RND transporter permease subunit, coding for MISDVFIKRPVTAIVISILLLLVGTLAILNLPVTQYPEITPPVVSISGNFTGADALTVEQTVATPVETQVNGTPGMAYVSSNSTSTGQMQMNVTFEVGTDIDIATLDVQNRVSIAEPSLPEVVRRLGLEVRKRNPSIMMVVGIYSPEGTHDVAYLDNYTNIFVRDALLRVPGVGDVRALGQDFSMRLWLKPDKMAQYGINNQEVNAAIQEQNLQVAAGKVGAMPQVDEQAFEYPVTVNGRLSTKKEFEDIIVRTNPEDGSIVYLKDIARVEFGRFDYGRASLVNGHPTALLLLYQAPGSNALGTADGVNKVLEELKTAFPNDVDYVVSFESVSVVEVSIEEVLHTLGEALLLVIIVVFLFLQSWRATLVPILAIPVSIIGTFIFFIPLGFTINTLTLFGFVLAIGIVVDDAIVVVEAVQHYIDHEKLSPKEATKRAMKDITAPVIAIALILAAVFIPVGFIPGIVGRLYQQFAITIAISVLISAFVALTLTPALCSLMLRPMNLSDKSTGINRFFFRFNAWFERVTQSYGQGVKKSIKATPMVLVILACIYVGTVGMFAAKPTGFIPSEDEGRLFIAMELPEGSSTARTLETMDKVGDILAEHKAIKNYTGIAGLNAINFSFKSNSATYFLQMHPWAERKDPSLQLQSVINQLNGQFAGIHEAVIRVVSPPAIPGLGQTGGFSFMLEQRAGGDVKELESVLGQFLMAANQRPEIAMAYSFFTARAPGYHVEVDREKTKKLGVRVSDVFSTMSSFMGSQYVNDFTRYGRNFRVVAQADTLYRMDIKNLEKYYVQNQRGESIPLSALVTYKVVESAPVISHYNLFRSAEINGGAAPGYSSGQAMDALKEVAAEVLPAGYSYDFSGLSREELSAGNSTIVIFGLSIVFVLLLLAALYESWSVPFSILFAVPLGAFGAILALTFLPHLSNNVYAQIGLITLIGLAAKNAILIVEFAKERVDAGMELIAATIEAVKLRLRPIIMTSLAFILGVVPLAMASGAGAVARQTIGWTVIGGMLAATFLAIFVVPVLYVVITKLAYGKKGLAALEAQASSEPS
- a CDS encoding CBM96 family carbohydrate-binding protein, whose translation is MSKMYTVLSIVVLSIVMPLMGHAQEVLTPAADSYVRGGDFSNDNYGAEEKLDCKLGGSDEWTRETYLKFDLSSLTEPVVVSAILRLKVAQGGGGGDIDTHTAFFVADDSWVETSITWDNKPTPGAELGGERSPAKDAWLEIDLTDQVEIEYEGDQVISLALSSSGEEVIYYHSKEAVSSDDRPQLVLVMSNDQVAPAAPVGLSATVLSDSEIDLTWNASAEGDLAHYNIMRSSDNGSTYTQIAEKITATSYSDIDLLPSTTYFYTVTAVDDSRNESDASSAVSKTTDAPPAPPAAPTVLAVVSSTGYQVNLTWTDNATNERGFSLERKTTGDFAEVEELDEDLVSFSDKELNPSTTYIYRIRAFNAGGNSAYSNEVSVTTTAPDSYYVDAISGDDGHAGTSEGTAWKTLQKVSSHTFLPGEKVLFKTGSVWNERLTLNGSGIEGSPIIVDMYGTGNKPIFNGGGGSQGLPTVFLENAEYWEINNLEITNSDGSNTYQSNLWGIMVDVTEAGEFNHIYIRNCYIHMINGEVSLADAPNEGKETGGITVTVSSGSSDPAWYRDLKIQNNRIGGELGGDLVSGMGISTESTHGKIQLGEDRKLFQEVVVTENVIGPTGRNNAVIRVSEKALVEHNLFKDSSRKMTGHNVYNYNTLDFVIQYNEAYGNVGPSTDKDRGGYDADYQSQNTYIQYNYSHDNNWTLGIMKRATNENVVFRYNIAQNDKHSVFRYGFNSDRGLTDAHVYNNTFYVSSDYTIEVFGVRTALNTEFYNNIFYFENEATWGTSTQGLPINCTFENNCFYNISPKGTNYLTTNPSLVDPGTGGEDIDWDEYPNILQGYKLQETSICIDAGKVIENNGGQDFWGNALYNGLPDIGAHEYAEEKLVTATVDVPALVLAYPNPFVDEVNFNLPVDAESVVIYDMSGKSIANLNTDDGSKTLTWRPAANDSTGTLIYHINRRNGDAITGKLIRK